In Candidatus Nitrosarchaeum limnium SFB1, the following proteins share a genomic window:
- a CDS encoding hypothetical protein (hypothetical protein Nmar_0056), with the protein MAKFKKKKSAPTPDPEDSKKESIKEETNEIPETESSVSSNDNLEPVESQDEKSEKDKKLDRLFWLRVGCAVIAGTLATFLFEDIEGEERRWASIVFMIIVFVGTIFVAKSMRIQLPSSDRKKIVMQGIGSYIFIYLFVWILTYTIVHAGTITKGITSPIS; encoded by the coding sequence TTGGCAAAATTTAAAAAAAAGAAATCTGCACCAACTCCTGATCCGGAGGATTCAAAAAAAGAATCAATCAAAGAAGAAACCAATGAGATTCCAGAGACTGAATCAAGTGTTTCTAGCAATGATAATTTAGAGCCTGTAGAGAGTCAAGATGAAAAAAGTGAGAAAGACAAGAAATTAGATAGACTATTTTGGTTAAGAGTTGGATGTGCAGTGATTGCAGGTACACTGGCAACTTTTCTCTTTGAAGATATAGAAGGAGAAGAGAGAAGATGGGCATCAATTGTATTTATGATTATAGTGTTTGTTGGTACTATTTTTGTTGCAAAATCTATGAGGATACAATTACCGTCATCAGATAGAAAAAAAATAGTAATGCAAGGTATAGGAAGTTATATTTTCATCTACTTGTTTGTTTGGATTCTAACATATACTATAGTACATGCAGGTACAATCACAAAAGGTATTACTTCTCCAATTTCATAA
- a CDS encoding AMMECR1 domain-containing protein — MKDYNNLSDKDGNTLVKTARNVVTEYLKNNKKLKLEKEFKNNFSFKSGVFVTLNNELGLRGCIGYPLPDKLLFNALEEAAISAATEDPRFYPVKYEELNSITFEVTVLTPPKKIIVNNPKEYLSQIKVGRDGLIVKYGFYSGLLLPQVPIEYGWNEEEFLEHTCEKAGIPKDYWKNSKTEIQKFEGIVFKEEKPNGTVIREVL, encoded by the coding sequence ATGAAAGATTACAATAATTTATCAGATAAAGATGGCAATACTCTTGTAAAAACTGCAAGAAATGTTGTTACTGAATATCTTAAGAATAATAAAAAACTAAAACTTGAAAAAGAATTTAAAAATAATTTTTCTTTCAAATCAGGCGTGTTTGTTACTTTGAATAATGAATTAGGTCTAAGAGGCTGTATTGGATATCCATTACCTGACAAATTATTGTTTAATGCATTAGAAGAAGCAGCGATTTCTGCTGCAACAGAAGATCCTAGATTTTATCCTGTGAAATATGAAGAGTTGAATTCTATCACATTTGAAGTAACGGTACTTACACCACCAAAAAAAATTATTGTAAATAATCCAAAAGAGTATTTGTCACAGATCAAAGTAGGTAGAGATGGATTAATTGTAAAATATGGTTTTTATTCAGGATTACTCTTACCACAAGTTCCAATTGAGTATGGATGGAATGAAGAAGAATTTCTAGAACATACATGTGAAAAAGCTGGAATTCCCAAAGATTATTGGAAAAACTCAAAAACAGAAATTCAAAAATTTGAAGGAATAGTTTTCAAAGAAGAAAAACCAAATGGTACTGTTATTAGAGAAGTTTTATAG
- a CDS encoding glutamate racemase has protein sequence MVRIAIFDSGLGSLSVIKQIQKQIKCDIIYFADSKNFPYGKKSIKEIKKITLQTITTIQNLFKPDLIIVGSNTLSLTLTSHSKNIIIVLPPLSEAQKITKSKSIAILATESIVKSKLLDSYINLFQINNTKIIKINASPLVELVESGKFYSDQKYCKVIIKKTLDYKLIRNNVDVVTLSSTHLPFLLKFLKEIFPHVTFLDPSILLAKKLKKKYSNDNKRNSLQIFTSGNIKSLKIKLKHIRIKNKIHKLSIQ, from the coding sequence ATGGTAAGAATTGCTATATTTGATTCTGGTTTAGGTTCATTGTCTGTGATTAAACAAATACAAAAACAAATTAAATGTGACATAATCTACTTTGCTGATTCAAAAAACTTTCCATATGGAAAAAAATCTATTAAAGAGATAAAAAAAATAACATTACAAACAATTACAACCATTCAAAATTTATTCAAACCTGATTTAATTATAGTTGGTTCAAACACATTATCTCTTACTTTAACTTCACATTCAAAAAATATTATTATTGTATTACCTCCATTAAGTGAGGCACAAAAAATTACAAAATCAAAATCTATTGCAATTTTGGCAACAGAATCAATTGTAAAAAGTAAATTACTTGATAGTTACATAAATTTATTTCAAATAAACAATACTAAAATTATTAAAATTAATGCATCTCCTCTAGTTGAATTGGTTGAATCTGGAAAATTTTACTCTGATCAAAAGTATTGTAAAGTTATTATAAAGAAAACTTTGGATTACAAGCTCATTAGAAATAATGTAGACGTAGTAACATTGTCAAGCACTCACCTACCTTTTCTTTTGAAATTCCTAAAAGAAATTTTTCCTCATGTCACATTTCTTGATCCAAGCATATTATTAGCAAAAAAACTTAAAAAAAAATATTCTAATGATAATAAAAGAAATTCTTTACAAATTTTTACTTCAGGAAATATCAAATCACTTAAAATTAAACTAAAACATATTAGAATCAAAAACAAAATACACAAATTATCAATTCAATAA
- a CDS encoding hypothetical protein (hypothetical protein Nmar_0055), with protein MMVSTSGVWLTSVKIEQMEPNRLLKRLRSDLLRLKIKKIEQIASERIAYFTFEGFDKEFVIVGEFFGDGNILLCNNEMKILALQHSIDVRHRKLGVGLVYTPPPLNGLDVIDVTESSFEELKSSDLSAGKWLGRTLGLPKKYVEGIFEIANIDSKTMGNVLTSDQIKKIYDTTKNIVTNVVTGKHEPVIIRNEKTEIIPVRLGKLDDNCTPVNSFIEGLDTVFTENLVEIGKSIQTGGSDKKIKELENQIAEQEKAIETVKEKSNHITNVANSLFEMISKGIILIEDSRANEILSVHNSKLVKEKGITLIIVDDEKIKINSQSSLQSIASVLFNEAKRKSGAIKSIEQIKINTQKKLAKLQNKAETEKESVTVAEIRKKNWYERYRWFFTSDGILAIGGRDAPSNSAVVRKHLGKNDKIFHGDIFGSPFFILKDVDNPPPASLNEVAHATVCFSRAWREGMYGVSAFWVNPEQVKKSAPSGQFLPKGSFTIEGQRNFVKISTLKLAVGLMPQGEDFVVTCGPPEPIKKNSICYAIIEPHGLEMVDAAKKIRLEFLKLEEDIVKKISIDDFVRALPAGASQITEVGLGNAS; from the coding sequence ATGATGGTATCCACTTCTGGTGTTTGGTTAACATCTGTAAAAATTGAACAAATGGAACCAAATAGATTGCTTAAAAGATTAAGAAGTGATTTACTTAGATTAAAAATAAAAAAGATAGAACAGATTGCTTCAGAAAGAATCGCATATTTTACTTTTGAGGGATTTGACAAAGAATTTGTTATTGTTGGAGAGTTTTTTGGTGATGGAAATATTTTGCTATGCAATAATGAGATGAAGATTCTTGCATTACAACATTCAATTGATGTAAGACATAGAAAGCTTGGTGTCGGGTTAGTGTATACTCCACCTCCACTTAATGGATTGGATGTAATTGATGTTACAGAATCCTCATTTGAAGAGCTAAAATCATCAGATTTGAGTGCAGGAAAATGGTTGGGTCGAACATTAGGATTGCCAAAAAAATATGTCGAAGGTATTTTTGAAATAGCAAACATTGATTCAAAAACTATGGGAAATGTACTGACATCAGATCAAATAAAAAAGATTTATGATACTACAAAAAATATTGTAACAAATGTTGTTACAGGTAAACATGAACCTGTAATTATTAGAAATGAAAAAACAGAAATCATACCTGTCAGATTGGGAAAGTTAGATGATAATTGTACTCCTGTTAATAGCTTTATAGAAGGATTAGATACTGTTTTTACAGAAAATCTTGTAGAAATTGGCAAATCAATTCAAACTGGTGGCTCTGATAAAAAAATAAAAGAACTTGAAAATCAAATAGCAGAACAGGAAAAAGCAATTGAGACTGTAAAAGAAAAATCAAACCACATAACTAATGTTGCAAATTCACTATTTGAGATGATCTCAAAAGGAATCATATTAATTGAAGATTCACGAGCTAATGAGATTTTATCTGTTCACAATTCTAAATTAGTAAAAGAAAAAGGAATCACATTAATCATAGTTGATGATGAAAAGATAAAGATAAACTCACAATCTTCTTTGCAATCAATTGCATCCGTATTATTTAATGAAGCAAAAAGAAAGTCAGGTGCAATAAAATCAATTGAGCAAATTAAGATCAATACTCAGAAAAAACTAGCAAAATTACAAAACAAAGCAGAAACAGAAAAAGAATCAGTTACAGTTGCAGAAATTAGAAAAAAGAATTGGTATGAAAGGTATAGATGGTTTTTCACATCGGATGGAATTTTAGCAATTGGAGGAAGAGATGCTCCATCAAATTCTGCTGTAGTAAGAAAACACTTGGGGAAAAATGACAAAATATTTCACGGTGATATTTTTGGCTCTCCTTTTTTTATTCTAAAAGATGTAGATAATCCTCCACCAGCGAGTTTGAATGAAGTTGCTCATGCAACAGTATGCTTTAGCAGAGCATGGAGAGAAGGAATGTATGGTGTAAGTGCATTTTGGGTAAATCCTGAACAAGTTAAAAAATCAGCTCCAAGTGGACAATTTCTTCCAAAAGGATCATTTACCATAGAAGGCCAACGAAATTTTGTAAAGATATCTACTCTAAAATTAGCTGTAGGATTAATGCCGCAAGGAGAAGATTTTGTTGTGACATGCGGTCCACCTGAGCCAATTAAAAAAAATTCTATTTGTTATGCAATAATTGAACCGCATGGATTAGAAATGGTAGACGCTGCAAAAAAAATTAGATTAGAGTTTTTAAAATTAGAAGAAGATATTGTAAAGAAAATTAGTATTGATGATTTTGTTCGTGCACTTCCAGCTGGGGCAAGTCAGATTACAGAAGTAGGTCTAGGGAATGCTTCTTAA
- a CDS encoding precorrin-2 C20-methyltransferase, protein MPELIGIGVGPGDPELLTVKAAKAIQNADTIMCPASNEDRPSIALSIVSSLIDKSKNQEIIKLIFPMTKDKDVLEATWKKNAKIMAAKVLSGKNVVYLTIGDPYLYSTWIYMHKDIEMNHPEIKISVIPGIVSMFTFAAKVGVSIAEGAEKVAIIPSCYDLSSVKEIAKNSETMVFLKDGRYFDKVIEVLKEAGFPDNSIFAIGQDLGTDNEIIRKLTLGEVNDGTLTTKYFSILVVKRV, encoded by the coding sequence ATGCCTGAACTAATTGGAATAGGAGTGGGTCCAGGAGACCCAGAATTACTTACAGTAAAGGCTGCAAAAGCAATTCAAAATGCCGATACTATAATGTGCCCTGCATCAAATGAGGACAGACCAAGTATTGCATTATCAATAGTATCATCATTAATTGATAAATCAAAAAATCAAGAGATCATTAAACTGATCTTTCCAATGACAAAAGATAAAGATGTTTTAGAAGCAACTTGGAAAAAAAATGCAAAGATTATGGCTGCCAAAGTTTTGTCAGGAAAAAATGTTGTATATCTTACAATAGGTGATCCTTATTTGTATAGTACTTGGATCTATATGCACAAAGATATTGAGATGAATCATCCTGAAATCAAAATAAGTGTGATACCTGGAATTGTTTCTATGTTTACTTTTGCAGCTAAAGTTGGTGTAAGCATTGCTGAAGGTGCAGAAAAGGTTGCAATTATTCCATCTTGCTATGATTTAAGTTCAGTAAAAGAGATTGCAAAAAATTCTGAGACAATGGTTTTTCTAAAAGATGGTAGATACTTTGATAAAGTAATTGAAGTTCTAAAAGAGGCTGGCTTTCCAGATAATTCAATTTTTGCAATCGGCCAAGATCTTGGAACAGATAATGAAATTATTAGAAAATTAACTTTGGGTGAGGTAAACGATGGTACATTAACTACAAAATATTTTTCAATCTTGGTGGTAAAACGTGTCTAG
- a CDS encoding precorrin-4 C11-methyltransferase, with amino-acid sequence MSRVYFVGCGPGDPELITIKAKKLIQKADIVVYSGSLIPPPILKLCKRGKLHDAAGLVREEIFDLLYKNAKNDKLVIRLHDGDPSIYGAIKEQIDNLQEKGIESVVVPGITAFLASAAALGMQLTLPGVTQTIIVTRAESRTKVPKREKISELAKHKATLIFYLSVHLLSNIVKESIAGGYKKSTPVAVVYRASWNDQKIIKGTLNDIVKKVRDEKITRTAIVIISNVIDSTDYEYSKLYDKDFSHGYRKIKNKIKRIFSN; translated from the coding sequence GTGTCTAGAGTTTATTTTGTTGGATGCGGTCCAGGAGATCCTGAACTAATTACAATTAAAGCCAAAAAATTAATTCAGAAAGCAGACATTGTAGTTTATTCTGGCTCTTTAATTCCCCCACCAATTCTAAAATTATGTAAAAGAGGAAAGTTACATGATGCAGCAGGTCTGGTTAGAGAAGAAATATTTGATCTGTTATACAAAAATGCAAAAAATGACAAGTTGGTAATTAGATTACATGATGGTGATCCATCTATCTATGGTGCAATCAAAGAACAAATTGATAATCTACAAGAAAAAGGAATTGAATCTGTTGTGGTTCCTGGAATTACTGCATTTTTAGCCTCAGCTGCAGCCCTTGGAATGCAACTTACACTACCAGGTGTAACTCAAACTATTATTGTGACTCGTGCAGAGTCTAGAACTAAAGTACCAAAACGAGAAAAAATTTCTGAACTTGCAAAACATAAAGCAACTTTAATATTTTATCTGAGTGTCCATCTGCTTTCTAATATTGTAAAAGAATCTATTGCAGGTGGATACAAAAAATCTACACCTGTTGCAGTTGTATATAGAGCAAGTTGGAATGATCAAAAAATTATCAAGGGAACTTTAAATGATATTGTAAAAAAAGTCAGAGATGAAAAAATAACACGAACTGCAATTGTAATTATTAGTAATGTGATTGATTCAACTGATTATGAATATTCAAAATTATATGACAAGGACTTTAGCCATGGCTATAGAAAAATAAAAAATAAAATAAAAAGAATATTTTCTAACTGA
- a CDS encoding precorrin-6Y C5,15-methyltransferase (decarboxylating), CbiT subunit: MWNFKTPGIPDEFFERTENVPITKEEVRTIQISKARLCPGHIVYDIGCGSGSISVEAAIQIETGKVIAIDYDENAIELTKKNIAKFDLKNILVILGNAKEKILELEQADAIFIGGTGGDTEEIVKLCQNKLKSGGRIVVGIILIETLYSVLRVFEKLEFDSVDITQVTISKSRKTSKGTMMLARNPVTIISATKI; the protein is encoded by the coding sequence ATGTGGAATTTTAAAACACCTGGAATTCCAGATGAATTTTTTGAGAGAACTGAAAATGTACCAATAACAAAAGAAGAAGTGCGAACAATTCAAATTAGTAAAGCTAGACTATGTCCAGGACATATAGTGTATGATATTGGATGTGGAAGTGGTTCTATATCTGTTGAAGCTGCAATTCAAATTGAAACAGGGAAAGTAATTGCAATAGACTATGATGAAAATGCAATTGAATTAACTAAAAAAAATATTGCAAAATTTGATTTGAAAAATATTTTGGTAATACTAGGTAATGCAAAAGAAAAGATTTTAGAACTTGAGCAAGCTGATGCCATATTCATTGGAGGAACTGGAGGAGATACTGAAGAAATTGTAAAACTATGCCAAAATAAGCTCAAGTCTGGCGGAAGAATTGTCGTTGGAATAATTTTAATTGAAACTTTGTATTCTGTACTACGAGTTTTTGAAAAACTAGAATTTGATTCCGTAGATATCACTCAAGTTACCATCTCAAAGAGTAGAAAGACCTCAAAAGGAACAATGATGCTCGCTAGAAATCCAGTCACAATAATTTCTGCAACAAAAATCTAA
- a CDS encoding hypothetical protein (hypothetical protein Nmar_0061) — protein MPNFDKTWARQETPGVTEKLRETIKPQGALKPRIQTAVNKLQVQISKMDSMLGKLHERDAQLFQRVVTAMQQHDTSTSRVLSNELAEIRKVTKMLGNARMSLEQVQLRLTTIHDLGDAMVAIGPAMSTMKGLKSSLGRFMPEADSELNSMTQTLNGLMMDSLAGDSFSMETGASSEETERILQEASAVAEQQIGDKFPSVPTSTGLSQSSQSTY, from the coding sequence ATGCCAAACTTCGATAAGACTTGGGCTCGACAAGAGACACCAGGTGTAACCGAAAAACTCCGTGAGACAATAAAACCTCAAGGTGCATTAAAACCACGAATCCAAACTGCAGTAAACAAACTACAAGTTCAAATATCAAAAATGGACTCTATGCTTGGTAAACTGCATGAAAGAGATGCGCAACTCTTTCAGAGAGTAGTGACTGCAATGCAGCAACATGATACAAGTACAAGCAGAGTTTTGTCAAACGAATTAGCTGAAATTCGTAAGGTTACAAAGATGCTCGGCAATGCAAGAATGTCATTGGAACAAGTTCAGTTAAGACTGACAACTATTCATGATCTAGGCGATGCTATGGTAGCAATAGGTCCAGCGATGTCTACAATGAAGGGATTGAAGTCATCACTAGGAAGATTCATGCCAGAAGCAGACTCGGAATTGAATTCTATGACTCAGACACTCAATGGTCTAATGATGGACTCCTTGGCAGGAGACTCATTTAGCATGGAGACTGGTGCTTCAAGCGAAGAAACAGAAAGAATCTTACAAGAAGCATCTGCAGTAGCAGAGCAACAGATTGGAGACAAATTCCCATCTGTACCAACATCAACAGGACTTTCGCAATCTTCACAGTCTACTTACTAG